A segment of the Triticum urartu cultivar G1812 chromosome 1, Tu2.1, whole genome shotgun sequence genome:
CCTCATCGCTAGAGCCGGCGGTTGAGACTCTCAGGGAGGGGGTTGCTACTTCACCATCATCCCCTCCTTCGGCAGTAGAGCCGGCGCCACGACCACAATTGGGGTTGACTCCTACACGCCGAAGTTGTCGTCATACGGTTGCCGAAGATGGTTCTATGGACACAGATGAGGACTCCTTAGCCAAGGCTATGCGGCGTAAAGCAGCACACAACCTTGACAACCGAGGTATTATGTCATCATCCAAATCCTTTTTAGCCTTTTCCAATACCACCATCATTTCTAAGTTGAATAATGTGGGTGTTAGTATTGGAAAGAATCAAAAGGAGATTTCTATTTCGACTAAAAGTTACTCCACGTGTTTCTAGCAAGTCTTATGTCTCCCGTACTGATGAGGAGGAGCTGCATGCCACATCATATGGTCAGCTACTCTCTCATTTAGTAGGGGCAGTTTCGGACATGGGTCTAGATGAACCCGGGCTTTGTTCATTGATTGAGCTTACATCATCCGGACGTAAATCAAAGACCGCACGTTCGAAAAAAGATAGTAAGTCCCATAAGAGGGCAAAGTGTTCTAAATTTCCCATTGTTTCCTCATGAATGAAATGTTTTTAATAGCAGAGGTCTTCGTGACTTGGCTAAACATTTATTCATTGCAGAATGTAATAGGGAATACAATTTTGATTTTTTGGCTATCTCTGAAACGGGGAGACGTGATTTCTCAGTAAGTCTGCTTAACCGTCTTTCGGGCAGGATAGACTTTACTTGGGTTTCGCGACCGCCTAGAGGTCGTTCTGGGGGCATTTTACTTGGCGTAAATACAGGAACTATGGATGTTTTGGCTATTTCGAATGGTGAGTTTCACGTTAAACTCCATATTCGCAGCAAGGCCGACAACTTCACATGGACCCTCGTCGCCGTGTATGGGGCAGCCCAGGATGAGTTCAAGGCCGATTTTCTTCATGAATTGGTTAATCTGGCGAAAGATAATCCCTATCCCATTCTTATAGGTGGGGATTTCAACTTGCTTCGATTTCCAAATGAGAAAAGCCGCGGTAGGTTCGATAATCATTGGCCTTTCCTTTTCAATGATGTCATCGACAGTCTAGATTTGCGAGAGGTTTCTATGATTGGAAGACAATTCATGTGGGTGAACAGTTTTCCGGAACCGACATATGAGAAACTAGATCGTGTTTTAATGGATACCGACTGGGAATCAAAATTTCCTATGGTTTCTGTTCGTGCTCTACCTTGTATCGAGGCTATATCAGACCACACACCCATTCTTCTAACTACTGGGTTGCCATGACCACAACATAGACGCAAGTTCAAGTTCGAACTTGGGTGGTTGCTTCGGGATGGCTTCCATGACATGGTCAAGGAAGTGTGCGAGAAACCAGTCGTCGGGCCTACCCCAATACACAGATGGAATAACAAAATGCGTGCATTACGTAAATTCCTTGGTGGTTGGGCCAGGCATACAGTGGGTATCCTCAAAAAGGAGAAGCTTCGTCTTTCATCTATCATTGATGAATTAGAAGCTTTAGCAGAGGTTAGACCTCTATCTGAGCATGAAATCGAAATCAAGAATCATTCGAATGCACAGATAGCTAATATGCTGCGTGAAGAGGAACTCAAATGGTACCAACATTCTAACTCTCAATTTATCCTGAAAGGTTATTCGAATACTAGATATTTCCATGGAGTCGCCAATGGCAGACACTGGAAGAAAATTATTCATTCCCTACAACAGGATGAGGGAGTGATTGAGGGGCATGAGCAACTTAAATCTTATATCACTAATTATTATAAAAATCTGTTTGGAGCCCAGAGGAAGGAAACTTCTCGATGGATGAGACCCGAACAGATGACATCCCTCAGGTCTCTGATGAGGAAAACAACCTTCTAACAGCCCCATACTCCGAGGAGGAAGTTAGAAAGGCGGTTTTCCTAATGGAGCATAACAAAGCCCCGGGTCCGGATGGTTTTCCCGCTGAGTTCTATCAAAAATTCTGGGAAGTCATCAAACCGGATCTCCTACTTTTGTTTACCGACCTACATGCTGGCCAACTAGAATTGTTTCGCTTAAACTTCGGTGAGATTATTTTATTACCTAAGGTTAATGAGGCTGAAAGGATACAACAATATAGACCTATGTGCCTCCTTAATGTTAGTTTTAAAATATTCACGAAGGTTGCGACTATTAGGCTGAATTCCGTTGCTGAACATGTGGTTCGGCCTTCACAGACAGCTTTTATGCAAGGCAGACACATCCTAGATGGAGTTGTTATCCTTCATGAAACAGTCCATGAATTACACAGGAAAAAGTTAAATGGGGTGGTACTCAAAATAGACTTTGAAAAGGCTTATGACAAAGTCAAGTGGCCTTTTCTTCAACAGACTCTCAGAATGAAAGGATTTTCTGCAGAGTGGCGCGATGATCCATAGCTTCGTTTCTGGAGGTAGTGTTGCCATTAAGGTCAATGATGACGTTGGACACTATTTCCAAACGAAGAAGGGATTGCGACAGGGTGACTCGATATCGCCCATGCTATTCAATATAGTGGCGGATATGCTAGTGGTCATGATTGAGCGTGCCAAGGTTGATGGCCAAATTGATGGGGTAGTAAATCATCTAGTTGATGGTGGTCTCTCTATACTTCAATATGCTGATGATACGATTCTCTTCATGGATCATGACCTCGAGAAAGCAAGAAATCTGAAACTGATTTTATCAGCATTCGAGCAACTCTCGGGTCTAAAGATCAATTTTCATAAAAGTGAATTGTTTTGCTTCGGCGAGGCTCAAGACGAGGCCCACCTGTACGCTGAACTATTCGGATGCGGGTTGGGTCAGTTTGCGATCACATATTTGGGGATACCGATACATTATAGGAGACTCACAAATGCTGAATGGAAACACGTTGAGGAGAGACTGCAAAAAAGACTTAGCAGTTGGAAAGGTAAACTGTTGTCTCTGGGTGGAAGATTGGTCCTCATAAATTCAGTACTTAGTAATATGGTACTATATATGATTTTCTTCTTCCAGTTACCGAAAGGAGTTTTACATAGATTGGATTACTTCCGATCAAGATTTTTTTGGCAAGGAGATAGCGAGAGAAAGAAATATCGACTAGCTAAATGGAGTGTGGTTTGCCGTCCCAAAGACCAAGGCGGGTTGGGCATTCATGACCTTGAGGTTAAGAATAGGGCCCTCCTTGGCAAATGGTTGTTTAAATTACTAACGGAAGATGGTGTATGGCAAACCCTCCTAAGGAGGAAATATGTGGGTTCCAAGGCGGTATCCCAAGTATATTGGAAGCCTGGGGATTCCCACTTTTGGGCAGGTCTAATGGCTACGAAGAAATATTTCTTCTGCTATGGATCCTTCTCGATTAAGGACGGCTCGGAAATTAGATTCTGGGAGGACAAGTGGCTAGGAAATGCCACACTCCGGGAACAATATCCGGCTCTATACAACATTGTGCGCCACAAAGGTGATACTATCGCCACGGTAATGGAATCATTTCCGCCAAATGTGACGTTCAGAAGAGACTTAATTGGACCCAGACTCCATTCGTGGAATATCCTGCTCCAACGGTTGTCCACGGTGCAATTGTCACATGGGTCTGATGTATTCCGATGGAACCTCCATGGAAATGGACAATTCTCAGTGGATTCTATGTATAGAGCGTTAATCCAGTCCGATGTGCCAGTTGTTTATAACAAGAAGATCTGGAAGATGAAGATACCTCTTAAGAATAAAATCTTTGCATGGTATCTTCGTCGTGGAGTCATTCTTACTAAAGATAACCTTATTAAGAGGAATTGGCATGGAAGCCCGCAATGTGTATTTTGTCACCATGGGGAGACAATAAAACATTTATTCTTCCAATGCAAATTGGCTTGTTCTATATGGTCAGTCATCCAAATAGCTTCTGACTTGTATTCTCCCTGTAGTGTTGCTAATGTATTTGGCAACTGGTTACATGGGATTGATCACAGGTTTAGAACTCTTCTCAGGGTGGGAGCGCTTGCCGTTATTTGGTCActttggctatgtagaaatgatAAGGTTTTTAACGATAAAAGTACTTCTCTGTTGCAGGTTATCTATAGATGTACCGGGACTCTTCGTTTATGGTCCTCTTTACAACGTGTGGAGAATCGAGACTTGTTTACGGAGGTGTGTACACGATTGGAGGCTACGGCGAGGGATACTTTTACCCAACATGGGTGGCAGCATGATCTAAGGATTGACCCCCCTCCACATTAGGCGTTATACAGACTCTACATGTTTTGTTGTAATTCGcctctttatttttattttatgtGAGAGGATCTTATTTGGCTGTATGCATCTTAGTTATGCAAAGGCCGGGTGTAATTCTTAAATCCTTTAAGTAATAAAGCGGTCCTTTTCGAAAAAAAAGAGTTGAAGGCGTAGGAGGCGTGGTCGCGCACGGTGTCCGGGTCGGCGCAGCTCCCGCCGTGCTGGATCGGCGAGCAGTCCGCGCCCTGCCCGCACGCGTAGTCCAGCGCCACCTGCAGCGCCGCCGCGCCCGCGCTCGGGCTCGCCACGCACCAACTCCCCGCGCCAGCCGCGGCCGTCGGATGCGCCAGCGTCGGCGCCGCGGTCGCCTCCGGCATCGGCGTCGGATTTGCCAGCGGCGTGGTCACGTCCAGCCCCGGCATGTCACGCGCGCGCTCCAGTTTCACCGCGGCGGCCTGGAGCCACGACGCGGCGCCGTGCGCTCTCTGCTCGACGCCTCCCACTGCAGCGCGAACCAATCAATCAAACTGAAATCAGCATGAGTAGCTGCACGAAATTCTTGCTCAGATCTTTGTTATTACATCACTAAGCGAGCAAAAACAGAGTTTTGTTGTAGAGTTCAACTACTCCCTCTCtctcataatataagagtgtttttaCATTAGTATAGTGTTAAAAACGcttttatattatgggacggagggagtagatacGAGAGTGTGACGGGCGCGTTGCTGCGCCGTTCTTCAGTCACGAGTTAAGTCTACTTTTTAAATTTCGGGTGCGATCTATTACTGTCGGTTAGCTCATTATTATCCTGCCGACCATGCTTAATCATCTCCCCAAAAATATATACGAAGGAAAATCCAAAAGCAGGTGTTGAATGTAAACTTCATCTCGGTATAATTGGGCTCAATTCTTGCATATTGCTTACCTGATGGAACATGAATAATAAATCTAGAGTAACAGCGGGATTAATTAGCTCTATGCATGATTCACACGTGTTATCACGTAATGAAATGCATCGACGAATCAAGTTGTATGAGCCATCGGACTCTTAATGCAATTCAAAAGCGAGAATTAATGTCCTTGACTATATAATCTTGAAATTTTAGGAGCAGCACGATACTTCAGACTATATAATCTGCAGCAGACCCAACCATAATTAATGTCCTCTGAATCCTAGCGTATGTATTGTTGCATTTGGTCGTATTGTTTGTAGATTTTAAGATTGAGGCCACCGACCATAATTAATGTCCTCTAACACCAACAGAAGTTCCAACGGGATCTACGCCTTAAAAAATAAGGATTGTCTAGTTGACATTCGACTGTTTTTCAATTTGCCAATATTCAAATTTTGTAGCAAATGAACAAATGACACATGTATGTCCCAAAACCCTCCCATCAGCTACTTTATTTTCTGTATTTAAGCAAAAACGGGGCGGGCAAAACCCTAACCCGGTTTTCCAGCAATCCAGCCGACCAAACCCTCGGTGGACCACAGCTAACAACTGGCTGCAACTTCCTTGCTTGCCATCAACTTGCTACGTATGAAAAAGGAAGGGAAACCCCTCTCCACCCCTCCTGCATAACAACATAAATCTCACGGAACACACAACACACATAAACAAAATTAGGGCTGGCGGCCATGGAAGAAGGGAAGGGAGAATAAGAAATTGCAGATCAAAGTCATGCCAGGAAGGCAGCCATGGGAGAGGGGTGTGAACCTGGAGAAGAAGGTGTACCTGGAGAAGAGCAACTAAGGACGTACAACAGCCACACAATTTTGGGAATCCCAGGACGATCAACAGGTCAGGAACAAATATACTGCTACCCCCTTGTATTTCATTTCTTCACCAACTTCACCTCTCTTACAAGGAAATATCTGCCAAAACGAACATGTTGGCTGCCTACCTGATCAGAGAAACTAGATATCAGGATAAGAAACAACAACAATAGAGAAAACTTAATACTCTGCAAATAGTTGATCAATCGCAGTAGAAAAAACTTGCATAGATGAAGAAATTACACTGCAACAATACATTATGCCTGAAATGACAATAGACAGGCCAGTAGCAAAACCATGCCAACTTACACTAAAAAACTGGGTACTGCCTAAAATGGTAACAAACCTATAGTGTAACTGCCAATGAATTACAGTGAAAATTGTCAACTTACACTGAAACTACCTATGGAATAAACCTCAATACAACAATAATTACAATGTAAATCCCATAGCAATTATAGTAATTCACAGTGTTAAAGTGTACAGGGTAAAAATCCAAAACGAATTACAATGTAAAACTGCCAATGAATTACAGAGGGAAATGGAATGTAACACATTTTACACTAGTAGAAACTTTCCGAATTATACCGTAATTCATCGGTAGATGGGGAAATCCACCTAGAGATTACAGTAATTACAGTGTAAATTCTTTGAACTGTACTAGAGATTACAGGAATTACACTGTAATTCCTTTGGACTATACATATGTTTGTTGTACTAACATTGACATTTCTTTCCAAAAAATGCAGATGGGGAGCATGACAAGGACAATAACAGAAGACGAACTACTGTCAATGTCACAGGAAGATCTTATCCTAAATGTAAGTACCACTAGATGTCAAAAACTTAGAAGAGAATGCTGAGTACATGAAAAACAAAATCTGACACACACAAAAACTCCAGGAATCATTTTCTTTTACTGTGCTCCTACAATCAGACATTATATACAAGGTAAGAAAAATATTCTTACGAAAACAGTACTACTTTTACAACTTCTTGGAAAAGAGATGGGTTTCATTTGTTGTGATAATACAGCAAGAACTATATTTTATGAGCATGTTTCTTACAGGTACATTCAGCAAATGGAGGTGCATCAATTAACAAAACTCAAAACAGTAAGTGACAAAATTTTGGATAAACTATCATGATCTGACAAGAATAAGAGAGCTAC
Coding sequences within it:
- the LOC125533174 gene encoding PLASMODESMATA CALLOSE-BINDING PROTEIN 3-like, whose product is AAVGGVEQRAHGAASWLQAAAVKLERARDMPGLDVTTPLANPTPMPEATAAPTLAHPTAAAGAGSWCVASPSAGAAALQVALDYACGQGADCSPIQHGGSCADPDTVRDHASYAFNSFFSKRTNLVQTSCDFAGAAILTSTDPSTTSCKYPSTSTGASILNTTNPMTPVAPMFGSPPGGSYNSPPGPGGYYNSPPLYGSMSPPDYGGSISSATAMMPGSKSTTAVTTTLTCLLVTTMSLGLHK